The Geodermatophilaceae bacterium NBWT11 genome has a segment encoding these proteins:
- a CDS encoding DUF3159 domain-containing protein: protein MVLDQLGGWRGMIDVSLPTIAFVVANSIGGLTVGIWAAVGAAVLVFGLRLVRKESVQQAFSGLIGVAIAVAIARVSGEARDFFVPGLIRNAALGVVLLGSIVVRWPLVGVAAEFLAPSHLGSMATHSLRDSMGGGKLSGRLKEKAAAGAAPADQEPDAVAERHWRTDRRMVRAYSWLTLMWAMTFLVRFAVQGVLYWQDQVELLGTASLVLGLPVTAVALVVTLWAVARLHRHRTPPAAGAT, encoded by the coding sequence ATGGTCCTGGACCAGCTCGGCGGCTGGCGCGGGATGATCGACGTCTCGCTGCCCACGATCGCCTTCGTCGTCGCCAACTCCATCGGCGGGCTGACCGTCGGCATCTGGGCCGCGGTCGGTGCCGCCGTGCTGGTCTTCGGGCTGCGGCTGGTGCGCAAGGAGAGCGTGCAGCAGGCGTTCTCCGGGCTGATCGGCGTCGCGATCGCGGTGGCCATCGCCCGGGTGTCGGGGGAGGCGCGGGACTTCTTCGTCCCCGGCCTGATCCGCAACGCCGCGCTCGGCGTGGTGCTGCTGGGCTCGATCGTGGTGCGCTGGCCGTTGGTCGGGGTGGCCGCGGAGTTCCTGGCCCCCAGCCACCTCGGGTCGATGGCCACGCACAGCCTGCGCGACAGCATGGGCGGCGGGAAGTTGTCCGGCCGGCTCAAGGAGAAGGCCGCCGCGGGTGCCGCGCCGGCCGACCAGGAGCCCGACGCCGTCGCCGAGCGGCACTGGCGCACCGACCGGCGGATGGTCCGGGCCTACTCCTGGCTGACGCTGATGTGGGCGATGACCTTCCTGGTCCGCTTCGCCGTCCAGGGGGTCCTGTACTGGCAGGACCAGGTGGAGCTGCTCGGCACCGCGTCCCTGGTGCTCGGGCTGCCGGTGACCGCCGTGGCGCTCGTCGTCACCCTGTGGGCCGTCGCCCGCCTGCACCGCCACCGCACGCCTCCCGCCGCCGGGGCCACGTAA
- a CDS encoding OB-fold nucleic acid binding domain-containing protein has product MTETRAPSWLSRKLHKLTADDRTIDAQELQSDVATAGCEPVSACRKGQVVTVTGRLKSVVYTPRETVPTLEAELFDGSGSVTLVWLGRRRIPGIEPGRTLTARGRFASFEGRQVVYNPWYELSAG; this is encoded by the coding sequence GTGACCGAGACCCGCGCGCCGAGCTGGTTGTCCCGCAAGCTGCACAAGCTGACGGCCGACGACCGGACCATCGACGCCCAGGAGCTGCAGTCCGACGTCGCCACGGCCGGGTGCGAGCCGGTCAGCGCCTGCCGCAAGGGGCAGGTGGTGACCGTGACCGGGCGGCTCAAGTCCGTCGTCTACACCCCGCGGGAGACCGTGCCGACCCTGGAGGCCGAGCTGTTCGACGGCTCGGGCTCGGTGACGCTGGTCTGGCTGGGTCGCCGGCGCATCCCGGGCATCGAGCCCGGCCGCACGCTCACCGCCCGCGGCCGGTTCGCCTCCTTCGAGGGGCGCCAGGTCGTCTACAACCCCTGGTACGAGCTGAGCGCCGGGTGA
- a CDS encoding prolyl oligopeptidase family serine peptidase, whose amino-acid sequence MTTTHAYGADEQQFLELTLPAGSDPAPVAVVLHGGFWRAAYGVDLARPLAADLAARGWAAVAVEYRRVGTGGGWPTTLDDVAAALDLLPDLPDADRLDLSVLAVVGHSAGGHLAGWAAGRHLLPAGAPGADPRTRVTAAVLQAGVLDLELAAGQRMGDGAVTDFLGGSPAEHPDRYAAASPTRMAPTGVPVLCVHGEADTTVPPEQSRRYAEVDPAAEVALVDGDHMVVIDVAGPAWQITTTWLDRHRTAGPHRPTLGP is encoded by the coding sequence GTGACCACCACCCACGCCTACGGGGCCGACGAGCAGCAGTTCCTCGAGCTCACCCTGCCGGCCGGGTCGGACCCGGCGCCGGTGGCCGTCGTCCTGCACGGCGGGTTCTGGCGCGCGGCCTACGGGGTCGACCTGGCCCGGCCGCTGGCCGCCGACCTGGCCGCCCGCGGCTGGGCCGCCGTCGCCGTCGAGTACCGCCGGGTCGGCACCGGCGGCGGGTGGCCCACGACCCTGGACGACGTCGCCGCGGCGCTGGACCTGCTGCCCGACCTCCCCGACGCCGACCGGCTGGACCTCTCGGTGCTCGCCGTCGTCGGGCACTCCGCCGGTGGCCACCTGGCCGGCTGGGCCGCCGGCCGGCACCTGCTCCCCGCCGGAGCCCCCGGCGCGGACCCGCGCACCCGGGTCACCGCGGCGGTGCTGCAGGCCGGCGTGCTCGACCTCGAGCTCGCGGCCGGTCAGCGGATGGGCGACGGCGCGGTCACGGACTTCCTGGGCGGCTCGCCCGCCGAGCACCCGGACCGGTACGCCGCGGCGTCCCCGACCCGAATGGCCCCCACCGGGGTGCCCGTGCTGTGCGTGCACGGCGAGGCCGACACCACCGTGCCGCCGGAGCAGAGCCGGCGGTACGCCGAGGTGGACCCCGCCGCCGAGGTCGCGCTGGTCGACGGCGACCACATGGTGGTCATCGACGTGGCCGGACCTGCCTGGCAGATCACCACGACGTGGCTGGACCGACACCGGACAGCGGGCCCGCACCGTCCTACGCTGGGGCCGTGA
- a CDS encoding DUF3710 domain-containing protein — protein MPFGRRRNRIERSVRERGVPPEPQVREREQDETTGPWDSADAPEDGVTRVDLGSLKLPAVPGMELRVDVNASQKVIGASLRAGDSLLQVSAFAAPRAGGIWDGVRADLATSASGQGGSLTEQDGPFGPELAGHVRATPPQQPGQTTPPQPVARATRFIGVDGPRWFLRGMISGAAAESPEAAAESPEAGAALEDAFRGIVVVRGSEPMPVREQLPMTLPPQAAEQVARQQAAAKAGAPAAGARPAATLPEPPTA, from the coding sequence ATGCCGTTCGGACGGCGGCGCAACCGGATCGAGCGCAGCGTGCGGGAGCGGGGCGTGCCCCCGGAGCCGCAGGTGCGCGAGCGCGAGCAGGACGAGACCACCGGGCCGTGGGACTCCGCCGACGCCCCCGAGGACGGCGTCACCCGGGTCGACCTGGGGTCGCTGAAGCTGCCCGCGGTGCCCGGCATGGAGCTGCGGGTCGACGTGAACGCCAGTCAGAAGGTGATCGGCGCCAGCCTGCGCGCCGGGGACTCGCTGCTGCAGGTGTCGGCCTTCGCCGCGCCGCGCGCCGGCGGCATCTGGGACGGCGTCCGCGCCGACCTGGCCACCAGCGCCAGCGGCCAGGGCGGCTCGCTCACCGAGCAGGACGGGCCCTTCGGCCCCGAGCTGGCCGGCCACGTGCGGGCCACCCCGCCGCAGCAGCCGGGCCAGACGACGCCGCCCCAGCCCGTGGCGCGGGCGACCCGCTTCATCGGCGTCGACGGTCCGCGCTGGTTCCTGCGCGGGATGATCAGCGGCGCCGCTGCCGAGAGCCCGGAGGCCGCTGCCGAGAGCCCGGAGGCCGGTGCCGCGCTGGAGGACGCCTTCCGCGGGATCGTCGTCGTCCGGGGGTCCGAGCCGATGCCGGTGCGCGAGCAGCTGCCGATGACCCTGCCCCCGCAGGCGGCCGAGCAGGTCGCCCGCCAGCAGGCGGCGGCCAAGGCCGGCGCGCCCGCCGCGGGAGCGCGGCCGGCCGCCACGCTCCCCGAGCCGCCTACCGCGTGA
- a CDS encoding dUTP diphosphatase has protein sequence MPDEPTVTVPVALAPGAVAPAYALPGDAGADLVTTEDVELAPHQRALVGTGVSVAIPEGYAGFVHPRSGLAHRHGLSLVNAPGTVDSGYRGEIRVNLVNTDPSTTIRLRRGDRIAQLVVQPVVRAVFTPVAQLPDSERGAGGHGSTGGFTAPTTTDTTEGQD, from the coding sequence GTGCCCGACGAACCGACCGTGACCGTCCCGGTGGCACTCGCCCCGGGCGCGGTCGCGCCGGCCTACGCCCTGCCCGGGGACGCCGGTGCGGACCTGGTCACCACCGAGGACGTGGAGCTCGCGCCGCACCAGCGGGCGCTGGTGGGCACCGGGGTGTCGGTGGCCATCCCCGAGGGGTACGCGGGCTTCGTGCACCCCCGCTCGGGCCTGGCCCACCGGCACGGACTGAGCCTGGTCAACGCGCCGGGCACGGTGGACAGCGGCTACCGCGGGGAGATCCGGGTCAACCTGGTCAACACCGACCCGAGCACGACGATCCGGCTCCGCCGCGGCGACCGGATCGCCCAGCTGGTCGTCCAGCCCGTCGTCCGCGCGGTCTTCACGCCGGTCGCCCAGCTGCCCGACAGCGAGCGCGGCGCCGGCGGGCACGGCTCGACCGGCGGGTTCACAGCACCCACCACCACGGACACGACAGAGGGGCAGGACTGA
- a CDS encoding DUF4193 domain-containing protein, translating into MATDYDAPRRNESDEAGEDSLEELKARRAEAQSSSVDVDETDYNEALELPGADLSNEELTVRVLPKQEDEFTCSRCFLVHHRSRLASTKGDQLVCRDCA; encoded by the coding sequence ATGGCCACCGATTACGACGCCCCGCGCCGCAACGAGTCCGACGAGGCCGGCGAGGACAGCCTCGAGGAGCTCAAGGCCCGACGGGCCGAGGCGCAGTCCTCCTCGGTCGACGTCGACGAGACCGACTACAACGAGGCCCTCGAGCTGCCCGGCGCCGACCTCAGCAACGAGGAGCTGACCGTCCGCGTGCTGCCCAAGCAGGAGGACGAGTTCACCTGCTCGCGCTGCTTCCTGGTGCACCACCGCAGCCGGCTGGCCAGCACCAAGGGCGACCAGCTCGTCTGCCGCGACTGCGCCTGA
- a CDS encoding LytR family transcriptional regulator has translation MSESGDRPPVRSRSGRRPIPPLIFLLVLALAALGVWWNVLRDAQQAEAAQAAACTTAAEAPPALDPASLQVRVFNATDQAGLAQAVAATLQSRGFVVTEVANDSSGREVTGVGELRHGPRGNDAARYLAVFLPGVGDLPDTRADSVVDLVVGPEFVELATPEQVAATLSPVASAEAAC, from the coding sequence TTGAGCGAGTCAGGCGACCGGCCTCCCGTCCGCTCCCGCAGCGGCCGTCGTCCCATCCCGCCGTTGATCTTCCTGCTGGTGCTCGCACTGGCCGCCCTCGGCGTGTGGTGGAACGTGCTGCGCGACGCCCAGCAGGCCGAGGCCGCCCAGGCCGCCGCGTGCACCACGGCGGCCGAGGCGCCGCCGGCGCTGGACCCCGCCAGCCTCCAGGTCCGGGTCTTCAACGCCACCGACCAGGCCGGTCTGGCCCAGGCCGTGGCCGCCACCCTGCAGTCGCGCGGCTTCGTCGTCACCGAGGTGGCCAACGACTCCTCCGGCCGTGAGGTCACCGGGGTCGGCGAGCTCCGGCACGGTCCCCGCGGCAACGACGCAGCCCGTTACCTGGCGGTCTTCCTGCCCGGCGTGGGCGACCTGCCCGACACCCGGGCCGACTCCGTCGTCGACCTGGTCGTCGGCCCGGAGTTCGTCGAGCTGGCCACGCCCGAGCAGGTGGCGGCCACCCTCTCCCCCGTCGCGAGCGCCGAAGCCGCCTGTTAG
- a CDS encoding inositol monophosphatase has translation MTTTPVQTPDDQLLDDLLALARSTAAEAAELVAAGRATASAQVDTKSSPVDVVTAVDRASEQLVVDRLLAARPDDGVLGEEGAARESTSGVRWVIDPIDGTVNFLYGFAGYAVSIAAEVDGVTRVGVVHDAASGEVWTAVRGRGSWLTSPGAQPRRLRGSSPVSLEQTLVATGFGYRVEQRRAQGAVVAELVTRVRDIRRAGCASLDLCAAADGRVDAYYELDLKPWDHAAGALVAAEAGLVLSGLRDTPFAEPMAVAAAPSIAADLQGLLEELHP, from the coding sequence GTGACGACGACACCGGTCCAGACCCCCGACGACCAGCTGCTCGACGACCTCCTCGCCCTGGCCCGCAGCACCGCTGCCGAGGCCGCCGAGCTGGTCGCCGCGGGGCGGGCGACCGCGTCGGCCCAGGTGGACACCAAGAGCAGCCCGGTGGACGTGGTGACCGCCGTGGACCGGGCCAGCGAGCAGCTCGTGGTGGACCGGCTGCTGGCCGCCCGCCCCGACGACGGAGTGCTGGGCGAGGAGGGCGCCGCGCGGGAGTCGACGAGCGGGGTGCGCTGGGTGATCGACCCGATCGACGGCACGGTCAACTTCCTGTACGGCTTCGCCGGCTACGCCGTCTCCATCGCCGCGGAGGTCGACGGGGTCACCCGGGTCGGGGTGGTGCACGACGCCGCCTCCGGCGAGGTGTGGACGGCGGTGCGCGGCCGGGGCTCGTGGCTGACCTCGCCCGGCGCGCAGCCGCGGCGGCTGCGGGGGAGCAGCCCGGTGTCGCTGGAGCAGACCCTCGTGGCCACCGGGTTCGGCTACCGGGTCGAGCAGCGCCGCGCCCAGGGCGCCGTCGTCGCCGAGCTGGTCACCCGGGTCCGGGACATCCGCCGGGCCGGCTGCGCCTCACTGGACCTCTGCGCGGCCGCGGACGGTCGGGTGGACGCCTACTACGAGCTGGACCTCAAGCCCTGGGACCACGCGGCCGGCGCCCTGGTCGCGGCCGAGGCCGGCCTGGTGCTCAGCGGGCTGCGGGACACCCCGTTCGCCGAGCCGATGGCCGTGGCCGCCGCCCCGAGCATCGCCGCCGACCTGCAGGGGCTGCTCGAGGAGCTGCACCCCTAA
- a CDS encoding ROK family protein, with the protein MQGFGVDVGGSGIKGCLVDLERGELVGERVRIPTPQPALPDPVYDVIGDIVGQFGWEGRIGVTYPGVMKSGVAYTAANMDPTWIGTDMAAGLETRIPGTVQTLNDADAAGLAEMAYGAGKGQRGLVLMLTFGTGIGSALFIDGRLVPNTEFGHIEVDGHDGEKAASAAAREREDLSYPDWAKRVDRYLDTLERGLWPDLIVVGGGVSKKAHKWVPLLSTRTRVVPAQLLNDAGIVGAALAAEERIGQ; encoded by the coding sequence GTGCAGGGCTTCGGAGTGGACGTCGGTGGCAGTGGCATCAAGGGGTGCCTGGTCGACCTCGAGCGGGGTGAGCTGGTCGGGGAACGGGTGCGCATCCCCACCCCGCAACCCGCGCTCCCCGACCCGGTCTACGACGTGATCGGCGACATCGTGGGCCAGTTCGGGTGGGAGGGACGCATCGGCGTCACGTACCCGGGCGTCATGAAGAGCGGCGTGGCCTACACCGCCGCCAACATGGACCCCACCTGGATCGGCACCGACATGGCCGCCGGTCTGGAGACCCGGATCCCGGGCACGGTGCAGACCCTCAACGACGCCGACGCCGCCGGGCTCGCCGAGATGGCCTACGGGGCCGGCAAGGGCCAGCGCGGCCTGGTCCTCATGCTCACCTTCGGCACCGGCATCGGCAGCGCGCTGTTCATCGACGGCCGGCTGGTCCCCAACACCGAGTTCGGGCACATCGAGGTCGACGGGCACGACGGGGAGAAGGCCGCCTCGGCCGCCGCCCGCGAGCGCGAGGACCTCTCCTACCCCGACTGGGCGAAGCGGGTCGACCGTTACCTGGACACCCTCGAGCGTGGGCTGTGGCCCGACCTCATCGTGGTCGGCGGCGGGGTGAGCAAGAAGGCGCACAAGTGGGTGCCGCTGCTGTCCACCCGCACCCGCGTCGTCCCCGCCCAGCTGCTCAACGACGCCGGCATCGTCGGCGCCGCTCTCGCCGCCGAGGAGCGCATCGGCCAGTAG
- a CDS encoding RNA polymerase sigma factor, with product MPAAKSAAPSVAPVESAADAAGSTTTRTTRSPARKSSRTKPTISASPGQDPPEGTVLTAVTTPEGAAAAVVAGSTGLTLDAAAVVGKDGVAEDKDDDETDGGTDTAKDGAPSTEFVWEDEEESEALRKARKDAELTASADSVRAYLKQIGKVALLTAEEEVDLAKRIEAGLYGSERLKQVEAEGTKLTPQMRRDLNWITRDGERAKNHLLEANLRLVVSLAKRYTGRGMAFLDLIQEGNLGLIRAVEKFDYTKGYKFSTYATWWIRQAITRAMADQARTIRIPVHMVEVINKLGRIQRELLQDLGREPTPEELAKEMDITPEKVLEIQQYAREPISLDQNIGDEGDSQLGDFIEDSEAVVAVDAVSFTLMQDQLTNVLQTLSEREAGVVKLRFGLTDGQPRTLDEIGQVYGVTRERIRQIESKTMSKLRHPSRSQVLRDYLD from the coding sequence GTGCCCGCCGCCAAGTCCGCAGCACCCTCCGTCGCACCCGTCGAGTCCGCTGCCGACGCAGCCGGCTCCACGACCACCCGGACCACGCGCTCCCCCGCCCGGAAGTCCAGCCGCACCAAGCCGACCATCTCGGCCTCCCCCGGCCAGGACCCGCCCGAGGGCACGGTGCTGACCGCCGTCACCACCCCCGAGGGCGCGGCTGCAGCCGTCGTCGCCGGCTCGACCGGGCTGACGCTGGACGCCGCCGCCGTCGTCGGCAAGGACGGCGTCGCCGAGGACAAGGACGACGACGAGACCGACGGCGGCACCGACACCGCCAAGGACGGCGCCCCCTCCACCGAGTTCGTCTGGGAGGACGAGGAGGAGTCCGAGGCGCTGCGCAAGGCGCGCAAGGACGCCGAGCTCACGGCCTCCGCCGACTCGGTCCGCGCCTACCTCAAGCAGATCGGCAAGGTCGCGCTGCTCACCGCCGAGGAGGAGGTCGACCTCGCCAAGCGGATCGAGGCCGGGCTCTACGGCTCCGAGCGGCTCAAGCAGGTCGAGGCCGAGGGCACGAAGCTGACCCCGCAGATGCGCCGGGACCTCAACTGGATCACCCGGGACGGCGAACGGGCCAAGAACCACCTGCTGGAGGCGAACCTCCGTCTGGTGGTCTCGCTGGCCAAGCGGTACACCGGCCGCGGCATGGCCTTCCTGGACCTGATCCAGGAGGGCAACCTCGGGCTCATCCGCGCGGTGGAGAAGTTCGACTACACCAAGGGCTACAAGTTCTCCACGTACGCGACGTGGTGGATCCGCCAGGCGATCACCCGCGCGATGGCCGACCAGGCGCGCACCATCCGCATCCCGGTGCACATGGTCGAGGTCATCAACAAGCTCGGCCGCATCCAGCGCGAGCTCCTGCAGGACCTGGGCCGCGAGCCCACGCCCGAGGAACTGGCCAAGGAGATGGACATCACCCCCGAAAAGGTGCTGGAGATCCAGCAGTACGCCCGGGAGCCGATCAGCCTCGACCAGAACATCGGCGACGAGGGCGACAGCCAGCTCGGTGACTTCATCGAGGACTCCGAGGCCGTCGTCGCCGTCGACGCGGTCAGCTTCACCCTCATGCAGGACCAGCTGACCAACGTGCTGCAGACCCTGTCCGAGCGGGAGGCCGGCGTGGTCAAGCTGCGCTTCGGGCTCACCGACGGCCAGCCGCGGACCCTCGACGAGATCGGCCAGGTCTACGGGGTCACCCGGGAGCGGATCCGCCAGATCGAGTCCAAGACGATGTCCAAGCTGCGCCACCCCAGCCGTTCCCAGGTGCTCCGCGACTACCTGGACTGA
- a CDS encoding vanomycin resistance protein VanB, translated as MSDPNPRDGDQPEQEPVADAPSAQDEDSTQRLAADGTVGSARPGTPEAPAAPRPAAAVPPVQQLPLSPRRRSRDEPAPTPVPVEQLPTSELPSARPADATVEAGPTDVAEETPAPVPARPAGPVIPEREDDDAPTAVVPAAVVPAGIFDDGPREPDEDPTDEDDATTVVPAAADTPPPAPPVEDDGTADEPGRRWWKRPAVLAPVGLLVVLGVAYGADLLVAGDDVPRNTVVAGVDIGGMSPVAAADTLTADLAPRVTADHVIVADDVQGVLSPATAGITLDVDATVDAAGGQPLNPWTRLTSLFGDRQVTPVVTGDETALDAQLEQFAGGVDRAPSDATIAVEGTTASVVPAVTGRMLDRAGAADAVTEALASGGDPETPIELPVETTDVLVHEDAAQQALDQTVTPALSGPVTVVGDDGSASAEVGVEAIAGALVFTGQEDGSLAVTLDPAALQASLGDELGEFGTPAQDAEFQVTGNAIAVVPSVDGTGIDPTVLAGQLLPVLTQPAPRQVTATLGPVPADFTTDEANALGITEQISTFTTNFTNSASGTNIRVVAGEVDGAVVLPGDTFSLNGYTGPRGEAEGYVPAGVINNGEFTQAVGGGISQFATTMFNAVFFAGLEDVFHKPHSYYISRYPAGREATVYYDSIDLSWRNDSPTGVYVQAVWQPGALTVTFWGTQRYEIESVSSDRYNVRTPVVQEKPDDGNCSPQGGANGFDITVTRVFKDPATGQQIRTEDFQTRYAAEPVIRCIPVAPPAAPESTAPAAPATPAGRRPVRPRAVGVTS; from the coding sequence ATGAGCGACCCGAACCCCCGCGACGGCGACCAGCCGGAGCAGGAGCCGGTGGCCGACGCCCCGTCCGCCCAGGACGAGGACAGCACCCAGCGCCTCGCGGCCGACGGAACCGTGGGCTCCGCCCGACCCGGCACCCCCGAGGCCCCGGCCGCACCCCGGCCTGCCGCTGCCGTCCCCCCGGTGCAGCAGCTCCCGCTGTCGCCCCGACGCCGCTCCCGCGACGAGCCCGCGCCCACGCCGGTCCCGGTCGAGCAGCTGCCCACCAGCGAGCTCCCGTCCGCCCGCCCGGCCGACGCGACCGTCGAGGCCGGCCCGACGGACGTGGCGGAGGAGACCCCCGCCCCGGTCCCGGCGCGGCCCGCCGGCCCGGTGATCCCCGAGCGCGAGGACGACGACGCCCCCACCGCGGTGGTCCCGGCGGCGGTCGTCCCGGCCGGCATCTTCGACGACGGACCGCGCGAGCCCGACGAGGACCCGACGGACGAGGACGACGCGACCACCGTCGTCCCGGCCGCGGCCGACACCCCACCCCCTGCTCCTCCGGTCGAGGACGACGGCACCGCCGACGAGCCGGGCCGACGCTGGTGGAAGCGGCCCGCGGTGCTCGCTCCCGTCGGCCTGCTGGTGGTCCTCGGCGTCGCGTACGGCGCCGACCTGCTGGTGGCCGGTGACGACGTGCCCCGCAACACCGTGGTGGCCGGCGTCGACATCGGCGGGATGTCGCCCGTGGCCGCTGCCGACACCCTCACCGCCGACCTGGCGCCGCGCGTCACCGCCGACCACGTGATCGTCGCCGACGACGTCCAGGGCGTCCTCTCCCCCGCGACCGCCGGCATCACCCTGGACGTCGACGCCACGGTGGACGCTGCGGGCGGTCAGCCGCTGAACCCGTGGACCCGCCTGACCTCGCTGTTCGGCGATCGGCAGGTCACCCCGGTGGTCACCGGGGACGAGACCGCGCTCGACGCCCAGCTCGAGCAGTTCGCCGGCGGGGTCGACCGCGCCCCCAGCGACGCCACCATCGCCGTGGAGGGCACCACCGCCTCCGTCGTCCCCGCCGTGACCGGCCGGATGCTCGACCGGGCCGGCGCCGCCGACGCGGTCACCGAGGCGCTGGCCTCCGGCGGAGACCCGGAGACCCCGATCGAGCTGCCGGTGGAGACCACCGACGTCCTGGTGCACGAGGACGCCGCCCAGCAGGCCCTCGACCAGACCGTGACCCCCGCGCTGTCGGGACCGGTCACCGTGGTCGGCGACGACGGCAGCGCCAGCGCGGAGGTCGGCGTCGAGGCCATCGCCGGCGCGCTGGTCTTCACCGGCCAGGAGGACGGCTCCCTGGCCGTGACCCTGGACCCGGCGGCCCTGCAGGCGTCCCTCGGTGACGAGCTCGGCGAGTTCGGCACCCCGGCCCAGGACGCGGAGTTCCAGGTCACCGGCAACGCCATCGCCGTCGTCCCCTCCGTGGACGGCACCGGCATCGACCCCACCGTGCTGGCCGGGCAGCTGCTGCCCGTGCTCACCCAGCCCGCCCCCCGACAGGTCACGGCGACCCTGGGCCCGGTGCCGGCGGACTTCACCACCGACGAGGCCAACGCACTCGGCATCACCGAGCAGATCAGCACCTTCACCACGAACTTCACCAACTCGGCCAGCGGCACCAACATCCGCGTCGTGGCCGGCGAGGTCGACGGTGCGGTCGTGCTGCCCGGGGACACCTTCAGCCTGAACGGCTACACCGGCCCCCGCGGCGAGGCCGAGGGCTACGTGCCCGCCGGCGTGATCAACAACGGTGAGTTCACCCAGGCGGTCGGCGGGGGCATCAGCCAGTTCGCCACCACGATGTTCAACGCCGTGTTCTTCGCCGGGCTCGAGGACGTCTTCCACAAGCCGCACAGCTACTACATCAGCCGCTACCCGGCCGGCCGCGAGGCCACCGTGTACTACGACTCGATCGACCTGTCCTGGCGCAACGACAGCCCGACCGGGGTCTACGTGCAGGCGGTCTGGCAGCCCGGCGCCCTCACGGTCACGTTCTGGGGCACCCAGCGCTACGAGATCGAGTCGGTCAGCAGCGACCGGTACAACGTGCGCACCCCGGTGGTCCAGGAGAAGCCCGACGACGGCAACTGCTCCCCGCAGGGCGGCGCCAACGGGTTCGACATCACCGTCACCCGGGTGTTCAAGGACCCCGCGACCGGTCAGCAGATCCGCACCGAGGACTTCCAGACGCGGTACGCGGCCGAGCCGGTCATCCGGTGCATCCCGGTCGCGCCCCCCGCTGCACCGGAGTCCACCGCTCCGGCGGCACCGGCCACCCCGGCCGGACGACGTCCGGTGCGCCCCCGCGCGGTCGGGGTCACCAGCTGA
- a CDS encoding YihY/virulence factor BrkB family protein, which yields MVTAPVRVPLQVLGKTIAKAWHDRILGLSAEASFWQVLSVPPLLIGLLGSLGYLGVFIGDSAVTEIEDRLVDLASEALTPTVVETLVQPTLTDILGSGRLDVVSVGFLLSLWAGSSATATFVNTIVIAYDQRDVRGPIRTRLMALGLFVVGLLVAVLSLPLLVLGRTALVALLPVGWQDTATVLVNAVYWPLVLVLLVIVLTSLYHVALPRRLPWLRHLLGAVFAVAFFIAAALLLRTYVADILTTALPYGALAAPIAALLFCFFLGMSILLGAELNATVEARWPAGQRRHDRRRRRRRAAKIQLEARKMGLR from the coding sequence ATGGTCACCGCACCGGTCCGGGTGCCGCTGCAGGTGCTCGGAAAGACCATCGCCAAGGCCTGGCACGACCGCATCCTGGGGCTGAGCGCCGAGGCGTCGTTCTGGCAGGTGCTGTCGGTCCCGCCGCTGCTCATCGGACTGCTCGGCTCGCTGGGCTACCTCGGGGTGTTCATCGGGGACAGCGCGGTCACCGAGATCGAGGACCGGCTCGTGGACCTCGCCTCGGAGGCACTGACCCCCACGGTCGTGGAGACCCTCGTCCAGCCGACGCTGACCGACATCCTCGGGTCGGGTCGGCTCGACGTGGTCAGCGTCGGGTTCCTGCTGTCGCTCTGGGCCGGGTCGTCGGCGACGGCGACGTTCGTCAACACCATCGTCATCGCCTACGACCAGCGCGACGTCCGCGGCCCGATCCGCACCCGGCTCATGGCCCTGGGGCTGTTCGTCGTGGGCCTGCTGGTCGCCGTGCTGTCCCTGCCCCTGCTGGTGCTGGGTCGCACGGCCCTGGTCGCGCTGCTGCCGGTCGGCTGGCAGGACACCGCGACCGTGCTGGTCAACGCCGTCTACTGGCCGCTGGTCCTGGTGCTGCTGGTGATCGTGCTGACCAGCCTCTACCACGTGGCCCTGCCCCGGCGGCTGCCGTGGCTGCGGCACCTGCTGGGGGCCGTGTTCGCGGTGGCGTTCTTCATCGCCGCGGCGCTGCTGCTGCGCACCTACGTGGCCGACATCCTCACCACCGCGCTCCCCTACGGCGCGCTGGCCGCGCCCATCGCGGCGCTGCTGTTCTGCTTCTTCCTCGGCATGTCGATCCTGCTGGGCGCCGAGCTCAACGCCACCGTCGAGGCCCGCTGGCCGGCCGGCCAGCGCCGGCACGACCGCCGCCGACGCCGCCGCCGCGCCGCCAAGATCCAGCTCGAGGCCCGCAAGATGGGCTTGCGCTAG
- a CDS encoding DUF3039 domain-containing protein produces the protein MSTEILERPDVRDSSTDQGPEVFHYVKKNKIAESAVMGTMVEALCGEVFPVTKSAKPGSPVCEPCKEVYAQLKK, from the coding sequence GTGAGCACCGAGATCCTCGAGCGGCCCGACGTCCGCGACTCCAGCACCGACCAGGGGCCCGAGGTCTTCCACTACGTCAAGAAGAACAAGATCGCCGAGAGCGCGGTCATGGGCACCATGGTCGAGGCCCTGTGCGGCGAGGTCTTCCCGGTCACCAAGAGCGCCAAGCCCGGCAGCCCGGTGTGCGAGCCCTGCAAGGAGGTCTACGCCCAGCTCAAAAAATGA